The following proteins come from a genomic window of Mycolicibacterium rufum:
- a CDS encoding DUF3046 domain-containing protein: MRLTEFHELVRGRFGEVRATSMLVDHVLTTLGGRTAAQAIEDGVEPRDVWRALCADFDVPRDQW; encoded by the coding sequence GTGCGGCTGACGGAATTCCACGAGCTGGTGCGGGGACGGTTCGGTGAGGTCCGGGCCACCTCCATGCTCGTCGACCACGTGCTGACCACCCTGGGAGGGCGCACCGCGGCCCAGGCGATCGAGGACGGTGTCGAACCGCGCGACGTCTGGCGGGCGCTGTGCGCCGACTTCGATGTGCCCCGCGACCAGTGGTGA
- a CDS encoding CinA family protein → MDDPLVTDDARALVADLTVRRQTVATAESLTAGLVAATLAGVPGASAVLRGGLVTYTVDTKVDLAGVAPELLADVGPVAEPTARALAVGAQQRCGATWGVGLTGVAGPEPHGGHPVGTVYVGLAGPVDTEVVTLRLDGTRWQIRLAAAHAALRRLRALVEHQ, encoded by the coding sequence GTGGACGACCCACTGGTCACTGACGACGCCCGGGCTCTCGTGGCCGACCTGACGGTGCGCAGGCAGACGGTCGCCACCGCAGAGTCGCTGACCGCCGGCCTGGTGGCGGCGACGCTGGCCGGGGTGCCGGGCGCCAGCGCGGTGCTGCGGGGTGGCCTGGTCACCTACACCGTGGACACCAAGGTGGACCTCGCCGGGGTGGCGCCCGAACTGCTGGCCGACGTCGGTCCCGTGGCCGAACCCACCGCTCGGGCGCTGGCCGTCGGCGCGCAACAACGCTGCGGGGCGACCTGGGGAGTCGGCCTCACCGGGGTCGCGGGTCCCGAACCGCACGGCGGACATCCGGTGGGCACCGTGTACGTCGGCCTGGCCGGCCCCGTCGACACCGAGGTGGTGACGCTGCGCCTCGACGGCACCCGCTGGCAGATCCGGCTCGCCGCTGCCCATGCGGCGCTTCGCCGGCTGCGCGCCCTGGTCGAGCACCAGTAG
- the clgR gene encoding transcriptional regulator ClgR has translation MTALLREVIGDVLRRARVEQGRTLREVSDSARVSLGYLSEVERGRKEASSELLSAICGALDVPLSRVLSEAGDDLAVEESRATASTAHIDVSTKVVIPQVVSMAVA, from the coding sequence ATGACGGCATTGTTGCGCGAGGTGATCGGCGACGTGCTGCGGCGCGCGCGGGTGGAGCAGGGCCGCACTCTGCGGGAAGTCTCCGACTCGGCGCGGGTCAGCTTGGGCTACCTCTCCGAGGTGGAGCGAGGCCGCAAGGAGGCCTCCAGCGAGCTGCTCAGCGCGATCTGCGGCGCACTCGACGTCCCGCTGTCGCGGGTGCTGTCCGAGGCCGGCGACGACCTCGCGGTCGAGGAGTCGCGCGCCACGGCGAGCACGGCCCACATCGACGTGAGCACCAAGGTGGTCATTCCACAGGTCGTGTCGATGGCGGTCGCCTGA
- the pspA gene encoding phage shock protein PspA → MANPFTKAWKYLMALFSSKVDEYADPKVQIQQAIEEAQRQHQALTQQAAQVIGNQRQLEMRLNRQLADIEKLQVNVRQALTLADQAVAAGDAAKATEYNNAAEAFAAQLVTAEQSVEDLKGLHDQALQAAGQAKKAVEQNAMVLQQKIAERTKLLSQLEQAKMQEQVSASLRSMSEIAAPGSTPSLDEVRDKIERRYANAMGSAELAQNSVQGRMLEVQQASVQMAGHSRLEQIRASMRGEQLPAGGAATATPAQSPATPATNPTPENPLSQ, encoded by the coding sequence ATGGCCAATCCGTTCACCAAGGCGTGGAAGTACCTCATGGCGCTGTTCAGCTCCAAGGTCGACGAATACGCCGATCCGAAGGTGCAGATCCAGCAGGCCATCGAGGAGGCCCAGCGGCAGCACCAGGCGCTGACCCAGCAGGCGGCGCAGGTGATCGGCAACCAGCGTCAGCTGGAGATGCGGCTCAACCGCCAGCTCGCCGACATCGAGAAGCTGCAGGTCAACGTCCGTCAGGCCCTCACGCTCGCCGATCAGGCGGTGGCCGCCGGTGACGCCGCCAAGGCCACGGAGTACAACAACGCCGCCGAGGCGTTCGCGGCGCAGCTGGTGACCGCAGAGCAGAGCGTCGAGGACCTCAAGGGTCTGCACGACCAGGCGCTGCAGGCCGCCGGCCAGGCCAAGAAGGCCGTCGAGCAGAACGCGATGGTGCTCCAGCAGAAGATCGCCGAGCGCACCAAACTGCTCTCCCAGCTGGAGCAGGCCAAGATGCAGGAGCAGGTCAGTGCCTCGCTGCGGTCGATGAGCGAGATCGCCGCACCGGGCAGCACGCCGAGCCTCGACGAGGTGCGCGACAAGATCGAGCGCCGCTATGCCAACGCGATGGGGTCAGCGGAGCTCGCGCAGAACTCCGTGCAGGGCCGCATGCTCGAGGTCCAGCAGGCCAGCGTGCAGATGGCCGGGCATTCCCGCCTGGAGCAGATCCGCGCCTCGATGCGCGGGGAGCAGCTGCCCGCCGGCGGTGCCGCAACGGCCACGCCCGCCCAGTCGCCGGCCACCCCGGCCACGAACCCGACACCGGAAAACCCGCTGTCGCAGTAG
- the hypF gene encoding carbamoyltransferase HypF — translation MTDRRRVRVCARGVVQGVGFRPFVYTQAALLGLSGSVRNDSTGAIVELEGAAADIDRFLARLNDHPPPLAVIESVKIQLIPLVGGTGFTIADTSHTDGGRTLASPDVAMCADCAAELRDPRNRRFRHPFINCTNCGPRFTIIASLPYDRSSTSMADFPMCADCAREYTDPTDRRFHAQPVCCPGCGPTLRYRDRDGRAAAGEPGLHAARRLLRDGGVLAVKGIGGYHLACDADDGRAVAELRYRKRRGDKPFAVMVPDLSTAHAIAHIDPASAVLLTGPARPIVLMPRRADAAVADAVAPYNPDLGVLLAYSPVHALLFGLDADEPGPQVLVMTSGNLGGEPICYTDDDALDRLSPLADGWLTHDRAILAPCDDSVMRADTPVRRSRGYAPLPIALPVAVPPTLAVGADLKNTMAVADGRYAWLSQHIGDMDDLATLSAFDSAQQHMRRLTAVEPEVLVADAHPLYRSRAWAHRNATGRPVRSVQHHHAHIAALMAEHGLDGSRPVLGFAFDGTGYGPDGAVWGGEVLLADYKGYRRLAALRYVPLAGGDVSVMRPYRMALAHLWAAGLPWTTDLPPVRACPTDEQRVVRHQLQTGLGCAPTSSMGRLFDAVAALTGVRQVVDYEAQAAIELEGLSREHDCGATGYRFTVDHRDPTAEIDPTPVLAGVIADLRAGVAPGLVGSRFHRAVATLILDLAVENHGPTVALSGGVFQNALLLRLARTLLEEHGFDVLTHRHVPPNDGGIALGQLIVGNTV, via the coding sequence ATGACCGACCGCCGCCGCGTTCGCGTCTGCGCGCGCGGCGTGGTGCAAGGGGTGGGATTCCGGCCCTTCGTCTACACGCAGGCGGCGCTGCTCGGGCTGTCCGGCTCGGTCCGCAACGACAGCACCGGCGCCATCGTCGAGCTCGAGGGCGCGGCCGCAGACATCGACCGCTTCCTGGCGCGGCTCAACGACCATCCGCCACCACTCGCTGTCATCGAATCCGTTAAGATACAACTCATCCCGCTTGTCGGTGGCACCGGCTTCACGATCGCCGACACCTCCCACACCGACGGAGGCCGCACCCTCGCCTCCCCGGATGTCGCCATGTGCGCCGACTGCGCCGCCGAGCTGCGCGACCCGCGCAACCGTCGGTTCCGGCACCCCTTCATCAACTGCACCAACTGCGGTCCGCGATTCACGATCATCGCGTCCCTGCCGTACGACCGGTCGTCGACCTCGATGGCGGACTTCCCGATGTGCGCCGATTGCGCCCGCGAGTACACCGACCCCACCGACCGCCGATTCCACGCCCAGCCCGTCTGCTGCCCGGGCTGCGGACCGACACTGCGCTACCGGGACCGCGATGGACGGGCCGCCGCCGGCGAACCCGGGTTACATGCCGCCCGGCGGCTCCTGCGCGATGGCGGTGTACTGGCGGTCAAAGGGATCGGCGGCTACCACCTCGCCTGCGACGCCGACGACGGCCGAGCGGTGGCCGAACTGAGGTACCGAAAACGCCGCGGCGACAAACCATTCGCGGTGATGGTCCCCGACCTGTCGACCGCGCACGCCATCGCCCACATCGACCCCGCGTCAGCCGTGCTGTTGACCGGCCCCGCCCGGCCGATCGTACTGATGCCCAGGCGCGCCGATGCCGCGGTCGCCGATGCCGTGGCGCCGTACAACCCCGACCTCGGCGTCCTGCTGGCCTACTCGCCGGTGCATGCGCTGTTGTTCGGGCTCGACGCGGACGAACCCGGCCCGCAGGTCCTGGTAATGACCTCGGGGAATCTCGGCGGCGAACCCATCTGCTACACCGACGACGACGCCCTCGACCGGCTGTCGCCGCTGGCCGACGGGTGGCTGACGCACGATCGGGCCATCCTGGCGCCGTGCGACGACTCGGTGATGCGCGCCGACACGCCGGTCCGGCGCTCGCGTGGATACGCGCCACTGCCGATCGCATTGCCGGTCGCGGTGCCCCCGACACTCGCGGTCGGCGCCGATCTGAAGAACACCATGGCCGTCGCCGATGGGCGGTACGCGTGGCTGAGCCAGCACATCGGCGACATGGACGACTTGGCCACGCTGTCCGCCTTCGACTCCGCTCAGCAGCACATGAGGCGGCTCACCGCGGTCGAACCGGAAGTGCTCGTCGCCGACGCGCACCCGCTGTACCGCTCGAGGGCCTGGGCGCACCGCAACGCCACGGGCCGTCCCGTGCGCAGCGTGCAGCACCACCACGCGCACATCGCCGCGCTGATGGCCGAACACGGCCTGGACGGCTCCCGGCCCGTGCTCGGATTCGCCTTCGACGGAACGGGTTACGGCCCCGACGGCGCAGTGTGGGGCGGAGAGGTGTTACTGGCCGACTACAAGGGCTACCGGCGGTTGGCCGCGCTACGCTACGTGCCGCTGGCGGGCGGCGACGTCAGCGTGATGCGCCCGTACCGGATGGCGCTCGCGCATCTGTGGGCCGCCGGACTGCCCTGGACAACCGACCTGCCCCCGGTGCGCGCATGCCCGACCGACGAACAACGGGTGGTGCGTCACCAACTCCAGACCGGCCTCGGGTGCGCCCCGACGTCGAGCATGGGCAGGCTGTTCGACGCGGTCGCGGCGCTGACCGGAGTCCGCCAGGTCGTCGACTACGAGGCGCAGGCGGCGATCGAGCTCGAAGGGCTTTCCCGAGAGCACGACTGCGGCGCCACCGGCTACCGGTTCACCGTCGACCACCGGGATCCCACCGCGGAGATCGACCCCACCCCCGTCCTGGCCGGGGTCATCGCCGACCTCCGCGCCGGCGTCGCGCCCGGCCTGGTCGGCTCCCGTTTCCACCGCGCGGTGGCGACGTTGATCCTCGACCTCGCGGTCGAGAATCACGGACCCACGGTGGCGCTCTCCGGGGGCGTGTTCCAGAACGCGCTCCTGCTCCGATTGGCCCGAACATTGCTGGAAGAGCATGGATTCGATGTGCTGACCCACCGCCACGTACCGCCCAACGACGGAGGCATCGCGCTGGGACAGCTGATCGTGGGGAATACCGTCTAG
- the pspM gene encoding phage shock envelope stress response protein PspM: MRTRTGRSEAWRSLTQRGIDTAAEWSEMVADKLSAAADPRAKLLRKRRWALRLGVFFALSSVFWVGVTALLASWSTPVWALFIPSPIAVGAAFLATLAFLRYRWLRAEPLPPPRGRAARRLPPWGSAAREPMAALAASERGLVSLLGVMERGRLLPADELYDLRAAAERTAATMAATATEVVSMERTMGSAPQSRPHLAPTIAAFSAQLDRGARQYNEMVSAAAQLVSAANSGTMSSSPMTQRRYRDELTSATDRLTGWAQAFDELGRLRA; encoded by the coding sequence GTGAGGACACGCACCGGCAGATCCGAGGCATGGCGCTCGCTGACCCAGCGCGGCATCGACACCGCCGCGGAGTGGTCGGAGATGGTGGCCGACAAGCTCAGCGCCGCGGCCGATCCTCGCGCCAAACTGTTGCGGAAGCGCCGCTGGGCGCTGCGGCTGGGCGTGTTCTTCGCGCTGTCCTCGGTGTTCTGGGTCGGTGTCACCGCGCTGTTGGCGTCGTGGAGCACGCCGGTGTGGGCGCTGTTCATCCCGTCGCCGATCGCCGTCGGCGCGGCGTTCCTGGCGACGCTGGCGTTCCTGCGGTACCGGTGGCTGCGCGCCGAACCGCTGCCGCCTCCGCGCGGCCGCGCGGCGCGCCGGCTGCCGCCCTGGGGGTCGGCCGCCCGGGAGCCGATGGCGGCGCTGGCCGCCTCGGAACGGGGCCTGGTCTCCCTGCTCGGCGTGATGGAACGCGGCCGGTTGCTGCCCGCCGACGAGCTGTACGACCTGCGCGCCGCCGCCGAGCGCACCGCGGCCACCATGGCTGCCACCGCCACCGAGGTAGTGTCGATGGAGCGGACCATGGGCTCGGCGCCGCAGTCGCGTCCGCATCTGGCTCCCACGATCGCGGCGTTCAGCGCCCAACTGGACCGCGGGGCGCGCCAGTACAACGAGATGGTCTCCGCGGCAGCGCAATTGGTGTCGGCGGCGAACTCGGGGACGATGTCGAGCTCGCCGATGACCCAGCGGCGCTACCGCGACGAGCTGACCTCGGCGACCGACCGGCTCACCGGCTGGGCGCAGGCGTTCGACGAGTTGGGCCGGTTGCGGGCCTAA
- a CDS encoding HypC/HybG/HupF family hydrogenase formation chaperone, with amino-acid sequence MCLAVPGKIISIEERDGTLMSVVDFGGVEKDVCLQYIPDADVGQYVVVHVGFAIQRLDEESAVRTLAEFEHLGVLEEEFADGFELAARQAGMANPNTNGSSEVPS; translated from the coding sequence ATGTGTCTCGCGGTACCGGGGAAGATCATCAGCATCGAGGAGCGTGACGGCACACTGATGTCGGTCGTCGACTTCGGCGGTGTCGAGAAAGACGTGTGTCTGCAGTACATTCCGGACGCCGACGTGGGCCAGTACGTCGTCGTCCACGTCGGGTTCGCCATCCAGCGGCTCGACGAGGAATCCGCGGTGCGCACGCTGGCCGAGTTCGAGCACCTCGGTGTGCTCGAGGAGGAGTTCGCCGACGGCTTCGAGCTGGCCGCGCGGCAGGCCGGCATGGCCAACCCCAACACCAACGGAAGCTCCGAGGTGCCGTCATGA
- the hypD gene encoding hydrogenase formation protein HypD, which translates to MKYLDEFSNPELALRLIDQIKAVATRRWSIMEVCGGQTHSIIRHGIDQLLPDTIEMIHGPGCPVCVTPLEVIDKALEIASRPDVTFCSFGDMLRVPGSEKDLFRVKSEGGDVRVVYSPLDALTIARANPDRQVVFFGIGFETTAPANAMTVYQAKRLGIENFSLLVSHVLVPPAISAIMESPTCRVQAFLAAGHVCAVMGTDEYPPLCDKYGIPIVVTGFEPLDILEGIRRTVVQLESGRHELENAYPRAVQDVGNPAAKAMLLDVFDVTDRAWRGIGVIPSSGWRLAHAYRDYDAEQRFAVGDIHTEESTVCRSGEVLQGLIKPHECSAFGTLCTPRNPLGATMVSSEGACAAYYLYRRLEVTHA; encoded by the coding sequence ATGAAATACCTGGACGAATTCAGCAATCCGGAGCTGGCGCTGCGGCTCATCGACCAGATCAAGGCCGTCGCGACCCGTCGCTGGTCGATCATGGAAGTCTGTGGCGGCCAGACGCATTCCATCATCCGCCACGGTATCGATCAGTTGCTCCCCGATACCATCGAGATGATCCACGGACCGGGATGCCCGGTCTGTGTCACACCGCTCGAGGTCATCGACAAAGCGCTCGAGATCGCTTCCCGCCCCGACGTGACCTTCTGTTCGTTCGGCGACATGCTGCGCGTGCCGGGCAGCGAGAAGGATCTGTTCCGCGTCAAGAGCGAAGGCGGCGACGTCCGCGTCGTGTACTCCCCGTTGGACGCGCTGACGATTGCGCGGGCCAACCCGGACAGGCAGGTGGTGTTCTTCGGAATCGGCTTCGAGACCACGGCCCCCGCCAACGCGATGACCGTCTATCAGGCGAAGCGGCTCGGTATCGAGAACTTCTCGCTGCTGGTCTCCCACGTGCTGGTGCCTCCGGCGATCTCCGCGATCATGGAGTCCCCGACGTGCCGCGTCCAGGCGTTCCTGGCGGCCGGTCACGTGTGCGCGGTGATGGGTACCGATGAATACCCGCCGCTGTGTGACAAGTACGGAATCCCCATCGTAGTCACCGGATTCGAACCGCTGGACATCCTCGAGGGAATCCGGCGCACCGTCGTGCAGCTCGAGTCGGGCCGCCACGAGCTGGAGAACGCCTATCCGCGCGCGGTCCAGGACGTCGGCAACCCGGCTGCCAAGGCGATGCTGCTCGACGTGTTCGACGTGACCGACCGGGCATGGCGCGGGATAGGCGTGATCCCCAGTAGCGGTTGGCGGTTGGCCCACGCCTATCGCGATTACGACGCCGAGCAGCGGTTCGCCGTCGGCGACATCCACACCGAGGAGTCCACGGTGTGCCGGTCGGGCGAGGTGTTGCAGGGCCTCATCAAGCCGCACGAGTGCTCGGCGTTCGGAACGTTGTGCACCCCGCGCAATCCGCTCGGCGCCACCATGGTCTCGTCGGAGGGCGCGTGCGCGGCGTACTACCTGTACCGGCGTCTCGAGGTGACCCATGCCTGA
- the pgsA gene encoding CDP-diacylglycerol--glycerol-3-phosphate 3-phosphatidyltransferase, translating into MPGQPHTDPVVPRARVANLANALTGVRIVLVPVFLVLLFVGDGHESYWRTAAFIVFAVAVITDRLDGALARSYGMVTEFGTLADPLADKALIGAALIGLSMLGDLPWWVTVVILVRELGVTLLRLVVLRHGVIPASRGGKLKTLVQAVAIGLFVLPLTGAWLTGAWVIMLAAVVLTVLTGVDYFVSAVRDSRGRPTGH; encoded by the coding sequence GTGCCGGGCCAACCACATACCGATCCGGTGGTTCCGCGCGCTCGGGTGGCGAATCTCGCCAATGCGCTGACCGGTGTCCGGATCGTGCTCGTGCCGGTGTTCCTCGTCCTGCTGTTCGTCGGCGACGGGCACGAAAGCTATTGGCGCACCGCCGCTTTCATTGTCTTCGCGGTGGCGGTCATCACCGATCGGCTCGACGGTGCGCTGGCCCGCAGCTACGGGATGGTGACCGAATTCGGCACGCTGGCCGACCCGTTGGCCGACAAGGCGCTGATCGGCGCGGCGTTGATCGGCCTGTCGATGCTCGGCGACCTGCCGTGGTGGGTAACCGTGGTGATCCTGGTCCGCGAACTGGGCGTGACGCTGCTGCGGTTGGTGGTGTTGCGCCACGGCGTGATCCCCGCCAGTCGAGGCGGCAAGCTCAAGACGCTGGTGCAGGCGGTCGCGATCGGCCTGTTCGTGCTTCCGCTGACCGGCGCCTGGCTGACCGGCGCCTGGGTGATCATGCTCGCCGCGGTGGTGCTGACGGTGCTCACCGGTGTCGACTACTTCGTCTCGGCGGTGAGGGACTCGCGTGGACGACCCACTGGTCACTGA
- a CDS encoding limonene-1,2-epoxide hydrolase family protein, giving the protein MTDEAPETIVPSADNASLVQRFLFALAEEDFDTVESLAAPELVWQNVGLPSIRGRRRIMGLLRRGEGKVGFAVTFHRIAADGDTVLTERTDAIIIGPLRLQFWVCGAFELRDGQITLWRDYFDLLDCLVKAPLRALAGTVIPALRPRF; this is encoded by the coding sequence ATGACCGACGAAGCTCCCGAGACGATCGTGCCGAGCGCCGACAACGCGTCCCTGGTCCAGAGATTCCTGTTCGCGCTCGCCGAGGAGGACTTCGACACCGTCGAGTCGCTGGCCGCTCCGGAGTTGGTGTGGCAGAACGTCGGTCTGCCCTCGATCCGCGGGCGCCGGCGGATCATGGGGCTGCTGCGCCGTGGCGAGGGCAAGGTCGGGTTCGCGGTGACGTTCCACCGCATCGCCGCCGACGGGGACACGGTGCTCACCGAACGCACCGATGCGATCATCATCGGCCCGCTGCGGCTCCAGTTCTGGGTGTGCGGGGCGTTCGAGCTGCGCGACGGTCAGATAACCCTGTGGCGGGACTACTTCGACCTGCTCGACTGCCTGGTCAAGGCGCCGCTGCGGGCCCTGGCCGGGACCGTGATCCCCGCGCTGCGCCCCCGGTTCTGA
- a CDS encoding DUF6390 family protein, producing MAAPTRQVRAGHALFAQYAYPPNELGYCGPEDSAALLRAGDEMTSVAREFDGAWPYLLAIADAAGIADPLDVEVVLSYWVGGSRLDTVDGRTLLDRLRAAFAGQVTGLLDDLDCRAHVLAHHSFHVFVVYPWVRFLDRDPTTPLHVLQQCRIRWGSVLSVDEEHVVIESRPLVVDEGRVSLGDPAAERVRWSRDGRSLTTAPAVGDVVAAHWDWVCGPLTDADRTALTTATQATLELVNTARNRS from the coding sequence ATGGCCGCGCCAACCCGGCAGGTCCGCGCCGGCCATGCGTTGTTCGCGCAGTACGCGTACCCGCCGAACGAACTTGGATACTGCGGGCCCGAGGACAGCGCGGCGCTTCTGCGTGCCGGCGACGAGATGACCTCGGTAGCAAGGGAGTTCGACGGTGCCTGGCCGTACCTGCTGGCTATCGCGGATGCCGCGGGCATCGCCGACCCGCTCGATGTCGAGGTGGTCCTCAGCTACTGGGTCGGCGGATCTCGACTCGACACAGTGGATGGGCGGACGTTGCTCGACCGGCTCCGTGCGGCGTTCGCCGGTCAGGTCACGGGGCTGCTCGACGACCTGGACTGCCGTGCACACGTGTTGGCACACCACAGCTTTCACGTCTTCGTGGTGTACCCGTGGGTGCGCTTCCTGGACCGGGACCCGACCACTCCCCTGCACGTTCTGCAGCAGTGCCGGATCCGCTGGGGCTCTGTCCTTTCCGTCGACGAAGAGCATGTGGTGATCGAGTCGCGGCCCCTCGTCGTCGACGAGGGGCGGGTGTCACTCGGCGACCCCGCCGCCGAGCGGGTGAGGTGGAGCCGCGACGGCAGGTCGCTGACCACGGCACCCGCGGTCGGTGATGTCGTCGCCGCGCACTGGGACTGGGTGTGCGGTCCCCTCACCGACGCCGACCGCACCGCTCTGACGACGGCGACGCAAGCGACTCTCGAGCTCGTTAACACGGCCAGAAACCGATCTTGA
- the hypE gene encoding hydrogenase expression/formation protein HypE, whose protein sequence is MPEQASETRAAIDMESWVCPAPLRDAPNIVMGHGGGGAMSAELIEHLFLPAFGSAADAGMGDSAIVDIGGARLAFSTDSFVVKPMVFPGGTIGDLAVNGTVNDLAMAGAAPAVLSTAFILEEGTPLDELARVAQAVGTAAMAAGVKLVTGDTKVVDSGHGDGVYINTAGIGLVDQRTDIRPQRATSGDAVIVSGDIGVHGVAVLSCREGLQFGTAVASDTAPLHGLVAAMIETGADLHALRDPTRGGMAATLNEIAKAAKVGVSIDERALPIPSEVRDACSMLGLDPLYVANEGKLVAFVAAADADRVLAAMRTHPLGTRAAIIGTCVADHPGMVVARTALGGTRVVDLPIGEQLPRIC, encoded by the coding sequence ATGCCTGAGCAGGCCTCCGAAACCCGCGCGGCCATCGACATGGAGTCGTGGGTCTGCCCGGCACCGCTGCGGGACGCCCCGAACATCGTGATGGGCCATGGCGGGGGCGGGGCGATGTCCGCGGAGCTGATCGAGCATCTGTTCCTGCCCGCGTTCGGGTCGGCGGCCGATGCGGGAATGGGTGATTCGGCGATCGTCGACATCGGCGGTGCGCGCCTGGCGTTCTCGACCGACTCGTTCGTCGTGAAGCCGATGGTGTTCCCGGGCGGCACGATCGGTGATCTGGCGGTCAACGGAACGGTGAACGATCTGGCGATGGCGGGCGCCGCTCCTGCAGTGTTGTCGACCGCGTTCATCCTCGAAGAGGGCACGCCGCTGGACGAGTTGGCCCGGGTCGCCCAAGCGGTCGGCACCGCCGCCATGGCGGCCGGGGTCAAACTCGTCACCGGCGACACCAAGGTCGTCGACTCGGGGCACGGCGACGGCGTCTACATCAACACTGCGGGCATCGGGCTCGTCGACCAGCGCACCGACATCCGACCGCAGCGCGCGACATCAGGAGACGCGGTGATCGTCAGCGGTGACATCGGCGTGCACGGGGTGGCCGTCCTGAGCTGCCGGGAGGGCCTCCAGTTCGGCACCGCGGTGGCCAGTGACACCGCTCCCCTGCACGGCTTGGTGGCGGCGATGATCGAGACCGGCGCCGACCTGCATGCGCTGCGTGACCCGACGCGCGGTGGGATGGCGGCGACGCTCAACGAGATCGCCAAGGCGGCGAAGGTCGGCGTATCGATCGACGAACGCGCACTGCCGATTCCGTCTGAGGTGCGGGACGCGTGCAGCATGCTCGGCCTGGATCCCCTCTATGTCGCCAATGAGGGCAAGCTGGTCGCGTTCGTCGCCGCCGCGGATGCCGACCGGGTGCTCGCCGCGATGCGGACGCACCCGCTGGGTACCCGCGCGGCGATCATCGGTACGTGCGTCGCCGACCATCCGGGCATGGTGGTGGCGAGGACGGCGTTGGGCGGCACCCGGGTGGTGGACCTGCCGATCGGCGAACAGTTACCGCGGATCTGCTGA
- a CDS encoding glycosyltransferase, whose protein sequence is MRVAVVAGPDPGHAFPALALCLRFAAAGDRPTLLTGTRWLAEARGQGVDAVELAGLTVMSGDDDADAGAKIHQRAGRMALLNRDRIAALNPDLVVSDSITTCGGLAADLLGVPWIELNTHPLYRPSKGLPPVGSGLAPGTGVRGRLRDTVLRALSARSWREGLRQRAAVRVEIGLPGHDPGPLRRLIATMPALEVPRPDWPAEAVVVGPLHYEPTTSVLELPAGDGPVVMVAPSTASTGAVALADLALQTLVPGEVLPAGARVAVSQLDPPSGEVPPWAVVGLCRQDELLARTDLLVCGAGHGIVSKALLAGVPMVVVPGGGDQWEIANRLVRQGSAQLVRPLTRETLGAATRQVLGSPTYREAARRAGATVGEVADPVRVCHDALGVGA, encoded by the coding sequence ATGCGCGTCGCCGTCGTCGCCGGACCCGATCCCGGCCACGCGTTCCCGGCGCTCGCCTTGTGCCTGAGGTTCGCCGCGGCCGGGGACCGGCCCACGCTGCTGACCGGGACGCGGTGGCTCGCCGAGGCGCGCGGGCAGGGTGTCGACGCCGTGGAACTGGCCGGCCTGACGGTCATGAGCGGGGACGACGACGCCGACGCGGGCGCCAAGATCCACCAGCGGGCCGGCCGGATGGCGCTGCTCAACAGGGACCGGATCGCCGCGCTGAACCCCGACCTGGTGGTCTCGGATTCGATCACCACCTGCGGCGGGCTGGCCGCCGACCTGCTCGGCGTGCCGTGGATCGAACTGAACACCCATCCGCTCTACCGGCCGTCGAAGGGGCTGCCGCCGGTGGGGAGCGGGCTGGCTCCCGGCACCGGTGTGCGTGGCCGGCTGCGCGACACCGTGCTGCGTGCACTCAGTGCGCGGTCATGGCGGGAGGGGCTGCGCCAACGCGCTGCCGTGCGGGTCGAGATCGGCCTACCCGGCCACGATCCGGGGCCGCTGCGCCGGTTGATCGCGACGATGCCCGCGCTGGAGGTGCCGCGCCCGGACTGGCCCGCCGAAGCCGTCGTCGTCGGGCCCCTGCACTACGAGCCGACGACGTCGGTGCTGGAGCTCCCCGCCGGGGACGGGCCCGTCGTGATGGTCGCGCCGTCGACGGCCAGTACCGGGGCCGTCGCGCTGGCCGATCTCGCGCTGCAGACGCTGGTCCCCGGTGAGGTGCTGCCTGCGGGGGCGCGGGTCGCGGTCTCGCAGCTGGACCCGCCCTCCGGTGAGGTGCCGCCGTGGGCGGTGGTGGGGCTCTGCCGTCAGGACGAACTGCTCGCACGCACCGACCTGCTGGTCTGCGGCGCCGGGCACGGCATCGTGTCCAAGGCGCTGCTCGCCGGGGTGCCGATGGTCGTGGTCCCCGGCGGGGGTGACCAGTGGGAGATCGCCAATCGTCTTGTGCGCCAGGGCAGTGCACAGCTGGTGCGGCCGCTGACGCGGGAGACCTTGGGCGCAGCCACCCGGCAGGTGCTGGGGTCGCCGACGTACCGGGAGGCCGCGCGACGGGCCGGCGCGACGGTCGGGGAGGTCGCCGATCCGGTACGGGTGTGCCATGACGCCCTCGGTGTCGGCGCGTAG